ATAATAATTTGCAACTAAGCTTCGAGCAATTTTCGAGAGATAAACAATCAACTCTAACCCAATATATAAATAATGAAATTGGCGAACAAACACTAATAAAACAAGCTGATGCTTGGGACAACTATCAAAGTGACTATCGTCCTTTAGTGGAATTCGCACGTGAGAACAACTTAAAAGCTATAGCAGCAAATACCCCTCTGAGCGTTGTCAGGTGCATTGCCCGTAAAGGACCTGACTATATTGAGAATTTCAAAGAGCCTCAGAAGAAATGGATAGCAAAGGATATCAAATCAAGTTCAACCGCATATCAAGAAAAGTTTATGGCTGCAATGAGCCATCACCGTGCCAAGACGGCCAGTTCAGGACCTGTTAAGCTAAGTAATAGCTTTTTCGCTCAGCTAGCGCGCGACAATACCATGGCAGAATCAATATACACCGCGCTCAAACAATCTAAAAACAGTCAAGTAATTCACTTTAATGGCGCTTTTCACAGTAATTATCACTTAGGCACAGTAGATGCGCTTAAACGACTCGATCCTAATCTTAAAATAGCGGTTATCAGCCCACAGTTTTACGACAACGTGATTGATTGGTCAGTCGGAGATTATGTTTATACTATAAAACAACTACCTACACGATATATTAAAAAAGAAAATATGAATAACGCTATCAAAGCAATGATGGAAAAGCGTAAAACGACCCATTGTGAGTTATAATAAAAATGTTGAAGGTTTATAATTAACAATCGATTGCAATTTATTTTTACAACTTTTTAAGATAAGGCCAATGTGAGTCAATAAATAGTACATTGGCCTGTGTGCTTTTTGAGCTACTGTAGTTTTTCGATGCTATTCAGCCGCGTTTTAATTAGATTAAAATCTAAAATCAATTGAAGACAATTAAAATGTGTCATATTGATTCTCATCACGAAGAACTAAGCGTAAGCAATACCACAACAAAATAATAAAACCCTCCCACCGCTTATCTTACCTAAAAAAACACTTTAATCCGATAACACTTACTAGAGAACTTTAAAAAATAACTAAAACTATACTTATAACTTTATGGCACCCTATTTTACAATTTTCTGGCTCCCGGGCCATTGCTTCATTTACCTTTAAAAAAGAAAGAACATATTTTTAATATAAAAATAAGCACTTAACCAACTTCTATTTCAAACCTACTATACGCCAGTATTAATAAATACTAAAACAGATTTGTAGTGCACCTGAACTCAATTTATTGCTTAAGCTATATCATTCATCAAAACAGTCGCCCTCTATAGGTCGTGCATGGCTTAGGCACCTAACAAATTGACCTGTTTTTAATGAAGTAAAACTCTGGGTTAATCCTAAGGTTCTTATGACAAGAAACCTTATATTGCTATTATTACTATGCCCTTATACACTGAACCTATCTTGGAGCTAGCAGCATGTTTTTATGCGCGTCTCAACCTTTGGAGTTGAAAAACCAAGTCGAGCCAAAATTAGAAAAGGGACCACTTCATGGCTTATGACTATGCTATGTCTCGTTATTGAGAGCAAGCCTTATTGCGAGAATTAACTTGATACAAAACGAATACCTAAACACGGTATACTAAAAAATATAAGTAACATGATAAAAATCATGGTGAAAAAGATTAAATTATGACTGTAATCATAGTCTTCCAATGTCATAAAGGTAACTGCTTTGAACTGAGTCATGTTACCAGCACATATCTTGAAGCAATGATGTCATTAAAAAACTTAAATGGGCAATACCTAACCAAAGAATAAATGAGAAGTGAAAAGTGGACCCTTTAGAAAAACTTACCGAAAAAAATAAAAAATACGAAAGCATAAAACGCAAAGAACGAATAGAAGTTATAAAACATCTACCGCTCACAGTGCTTTTTATTATTATCTATTTATCAATCTATGTATATCTGAGTGTTGATAGCTTCAAACCTAACACAGATAGTCTATTAGGAATGTCTAAACAAGTATGGCTGTTTTCAATGATAATAAGTGGTGGCTTCTGCATGATATTTTTTGTGGGTAGTTTAGCATCATTAATTTCGGCCTGCATTCTATGCAAACATATTAAATTCAAACACATATCACTTCAGGCAGCGTTGATTCCGCTACTTTCTATTGCCTTAAGTTTGGCTTTTTTTATGCTAGGTCACTATCTCGACCAAGTGATCAATAATCACTCATCATCAATTGCAAAGCTTTTGAGTTTTGGTTATGAAGCCACACCGTTTTTGATCACTTTGCCTGTAAATATGCTTATCGCTGGGACCACTATAGTTTTGTTTAAAACGTTAATATCCGTAGCATCTATACCACTTGATGCCAAAAAGCATGTAGCAAAAATGATTGGCACACAATAAATATTCGGCAACTAATTTACACCATCTCACAATAAACATTTACTTTGAGTGGCCTAAAGCAAAATATAGACCACTTAATGCGTATTATACTCTAAGCAACACTAGTGGCATGTTGCTCAAGCCACAAACCAATATCTTGTTTACGACTATCTGTCGCTTCGTTTGTACCAGCCGCAACAAGGTCAGTTAATAGCACTTTCCCAAGGCTATCTCTATATTGGGCCTCTGCACGAGCAAAAGCAGAAGCAATGTGACATGGCCCTGCACACTCTTTTTCCGAAGCGCCACAAGGCCCATTCTGCCTTACTTCTGTGCAACGAAAGCTGGGAGCAGTCCCTTCAACTGACGCCGTAATATCCCAAAGTGAAATCAAGTCTGCACTTTTAGCCAAACGATATCCCCCTTTTGCACCTCGGTGAGTCAGTACAATACCTGATCGGCTAAGCGCTTGTAACTGTTTAGCTAAATATGGTGCTGGCACTCCTAAAAACTCTGCAAGTGATTCTTTTGACAATGCACGTTTAGGTGGCAATAGCGCCAAAATGGCGCAGGCGTGAGCTACCCACTCTACCCCTTTTCCAATCTTCATTAAAGCTCCTATTTACTTACAATTTTAATTCAGATATATTTTATCCGAATTAAAATTACTGGGTACATAGTGACATTTTTCATCACTTTGCCCCAGCAATAGCTGATGCTGCCCCGTCAAAGTGAGCATCACCCTTATAAATTATCCACAATTCTGGTCATTGTATTTCAGTAAATTTATCGAGTCGAACCATTTACTCCGATACAAACCAGAATGTCTAAGGAACATCATGATCTTAATGATAATTGTATCGAGTGTTATATCAATCATCGCACTGCTATCAATGATATTTGGCGAAGCGGTCCAAGATTTATCGGAACGCCTTCCTGGCCACGGCGAAAGTATCATTTCGCTGGCAATCATACTGAGCTCACTCTTTACCGCTTGTTTTATCAATCACCGCTCACCAAAAATTAGAGTTTTTGGCACCTTGCTCGCTTCTACCGGTTGCTTAGCTGTGGCATGCTGGTTTTTCTTATTTATTATCAACACAGGTTTTCTTACCAACCCAAAACCCTATGATACGCCACTAGATGCTTTCAAACCGACGCTTTTATGGTTCCAATCCATAGTAGCTCTTGCGGTTGGGATAGGCTTACTTTGTATCGCCTACAAACAGAGCCGCTCATGTACACCTTTACCTTTAAACAATACAAATGACGACACCAAATATGGACTAGTTGCAAGAGTACTGCATTGGACAACAGCCTTTTTATTTATTTTAATGATACCTCTGGGCATTTTCGCCACCATAATCCCTGAAGGAACGCCCTATCGTATTGAGTATTACGTCGTACACAAAACCATAGGGGCATTAATTTTTATACTGGTCATTGTTCGACTTGCGTGGAAGCTCTACAGCCACCAGCCAAAACCAACATCAGGGCTAAGCGCCTTTGAGCGTTTACTTTCAAAAGCTGTGCATACTGTGCTGTATTTTTTATTGCTTGCTATACCTGTATCTGGATTCATCATGACCAGTTATTTTGGGGCCCCAACCTACCTATTTGGTTGGGAAGTACAACCATTTTGGCAGCCAAGTGAACATGGTGTAGTTATTTGGGGGGTGGTGCATAAATACTTATTACCGTATTTAATCTACCTAGTGCTGGGTGCACATATTTTAGGTGCATTAAAACATTATTTATTTGATAAACAAGACAAGGTACTCGTCAAAATCCTCGGATAATCAATCGAGTAATAAAATCACTATTAACGAAAGCTGAGATAACTAGAGCCCTATGATCCCAGTATTGGGGGCTCTGTCATTTTCCTCATTGAGAACAACGGCCATAAAACCACCTGATTTACCCCTATATAACTTACTGATTAATTTAATATTAAACTGGCATTTGGCACACTATTTTAGATAATTATAATCTTGGGACAAACATGAAATATTTAGCCGCTTTTTTAAGTGCACTGCTGTTATCAGGGTGCAACACGACCTCAAACCACAGGCCTGCTGACTATCAAGTTAAAACCAGTACGCCACAAGCTATCAGCAGCCTATTTTCAAGTGACGCACCGGTCATGAGTGATGAAGATATCGAACGTGCACTCGCACACAAAGTTGCTTTTTCGAAAGTTAATCGTATCGCTATCGTTAACTTAACAAATAAAGGTAACTCGAGCAAAAGTGACTTGGTTCAAATCAACAGTGATATATTGGTTCATTTTATTGGTAAGCTCACTGGTTCCCATAGAGTATACGACGCTTCATTTATGCCCACCCTGTTATTACCAGAACAAAAAACAGTGCCATTCTTAAGAGAAGCCGCCGCGCGTTACCAAGCAGATCTTATTTTAGTGTACAAAAATAGTTGTGATAATTTCAAACAATGGAATGTATTTGAAAAAGACCGTGCACGCGCATCCTGCAACACAGAAGCAGTTCTAATAGATACCAGAACAGGCATCGTGCCATTTACAATCACATCTACGAAAAAATATACAGCCAATCGCAGTGACAATGAATTGAGCTTCCATGAAACCATCAAAAACGCCGAAGTAAAAGCGATTAATGACGGCTTAGGTGAAGTCGCGACAAAATTGAGAGCATTTATAGAAGCAACGCCAACGCTATAAACGATAAGCGGCTCATTTGAATTGAATAAATTGTAGCTGTAATTACTAAGTTGCTTTATCGTAACTCACCTATTAAGAGGTTGTCTTGTGGACAACCTCTAGTTATTTCTAAAAATGCAAACTATATGCTGACAAACCTCCAGCAATAACCTTGCCTTTGGCTCTCGGTACTCTCAGTTCTATTTACAGGAATTCAGCATTCAGCATTCAGCTACTTCAATGAATATAAACGCTTTTTATAAGGCTTCTGACTGAAATCCTTCAAATCCATCCGTAGTTTCAGTGAATTCGGCGCAAAACTCTTCAATCATCGACATGGCAACTGGTTCAACTTCCTTATTCCAAACAGGCCCTTCATAGAAGTCTTTTTTTAGCTGAGTTTGCTCTTCAAGTGATGAAAATGCACGCATCCAATGTACTTTATCTTGATTTTCCAAGTCACGCATTGGGCCAAATACCAACATGCCAGCGTCGCGAAGTGCTTGACGGTTTTTACTCTCAAAAAATTGAATAAATGCTTCTCTTTTTTCCCGGTTTAAGTGTGTAGTGTCGAATTTCGATGATCATTTGTCACTTGTCCTTCATTTTATTGTTATACTTTTTAATATTGAAAATATCGACAAAGCTATGTCACTTCAGCCTTCAATATTGGGGATATTGTCGTTTAACTTTATTTTACATAATTGATGTGTAAAAACGATATATCAACTCTAAATAAATGACCTCTTCATTAAGTTAAAGTTCTGACTTTAAAATCACAGCAAAACACATAAAAATCTTCAATATAATTCAATAGAAAATCGTCTCGAAATGCCACTTACTCATATAATAAATGGGGCGCAAAAATGCCCCATTTATATAGCAGCCATCAACTCGCAATCTTACTGCGTAGCTGATAAAAGGTATTGATGTCTTCTACAGCAATACTAAATTCCAGATATCTACCACACTCATATTCTCTTTCATCTTCTAGCTCCAAAATTAATTGAGCATTTTGCAATTGCACGCCGATATAGCCTTCAGATAACGAGCTGAATGCTGTAATGAGTCCTAATTTATCTACATAAAAAGTCTCTGCGTCTTTGACGATTTTTGCTAGGTATTCTAATGGCTGCAAGCTTCTTTTGTGCTCCGAATGGCTAAATTGTATATGTAGTTTCGCTCACTAAGAAGACGAATTGTAGTCTGGATCTTTGGACAAATTAGGTAACTCAATCGTTGCGATAGCGCCATTACTATCAGCTCTGCTTTTTAACGTAAGCTCGCCACCTTGCGCTCGAATAATTTCTCGGCTTAGTACTAGTCCAATACCATTACCCTGCTCTTTTGTAGAATAAAAGGGCGTGAACAAATTATCTGTATTCGAAACACCTTCTCCTCCATCTATTACCTCAAAACAACTTTGTACTTCAGATAGCTTTATCGCTAATACAATTTCAGTCGCGCCAGTTGTTTCATTGGCTTGCTCAGCATTTTTAACTAAATTAATTAGTGCTTGTTCTACCTGTTCTACATCACAATAGGCGTTAAGATAATGTCCAGATATCAGTTTTATAAATATGTTGGGGAATAAAGCTTGTAACCGCTGATGCAATTCATTCGCTGCAATAAAGTGTTTTTTAGGCTCAGGCAATTGAGATAACTTGGAATAACTAGATACAAAATCCAGTAAAT
This genomic window from Pseudoalteromonas luteoviolacea contains:
- a CDS encoding ChaN family lipoprotein; translation: MTQKPLAIRFLIFISLLTMQGCVLSGNNAINTPASMMMHEYALYDAGVKRLIGIEQLAINLKHTDVIFVGEYHTHSASHRLQAELLPLMFQQNNNLQLSFEQFSRDKQSTLTQYINNEIGEQTLIKQADAWDNYQSDYRPLVEFARENNLKAIAANTPLSVVRCIARKGPDYIENFKEPQKKWIAKDIKSSSTAYQEKFMAAMSHHRAKTASSGPVKLSNSFFAQLARDNTMAESIYTALKQSKNSQVIHFNGAFHSNYHLGTVDALKRLDPNLKIAVISPQFYDNVIDWSVGDYVYTIKQLPTRYIKKENMNNAIKAMMEKRKTTHCEL
- a CDS encoding Rrf2 family transcriptional regulator; amino-acid sequence: MKIGKGVEWVAHACAILALLPPKRALSKESLAEFLGVPAPYLAKQLQALSRSGIVLTHRGAKGGYRLAKSADLISLWDITASVEGTAPSFRCTEVRQNGPCGASEKECAGPCHIASAFARAEAQYRDSLGKVLLTDLVAAGTNEATDSRKQDIGLWLEQHATSVA
- a CDS encoding cytochrome b, translating into MILMIIVSSVISIIALLSMIFGEAVQDLSERLPGHGESIISLAIILSSLFTACFINHRSPKIRVFGTLLASTGCLAVACWFFLFIINTGFLTNPKPYDTPLDAFKPTLLWFQSIVALAVGIGLLCIAYKQSRSCTPLPLNNTNDDTKYGLVARVLHWTTAFLFILMIPLGIFATIIPEGTPYRIEYYVVHKTIGALIFILVIVRLAWKLYSHQPKPTSGLSAFERLLSKAVHTVLYFLLLAIPVSGFIMTSYFGAPTYLFGWEVQPFWQPSEHGVVIWGVVHKYLLPYLIYLVLGAHILGALKHYLFDKQDKVLVKILG